The stretch of DNA AAGGCGGGCGAGCTTTCTCCGGTCAGCCAAGTAGGGCTTCGCCCAGTCAACCAGGCTCTGTTGCCCATTGGGACGGTTGGGGTCCAGCGCTCGCTTGCCGGACAGCATCTCCAGCATCACAACTCCGAAACCGTAAACATCGCTCTTGACATACAAATGGCCTGGACATGGTTCAGAGCATGTGGTGAGAAAAGCAATCAACAGCTAAGAAAGCaaccatagatagcaactttaaatTCTGAAGTTTGTATGGATGACTGGATGAATGGAGCTACCGACAACTTGAGAAGGTatttactcaggcatatgaattcaGAATCTGATATGGGATGAAAACTAACTGGAAATAGTGAACGCATGGTATGAGCGAGTTTATGGTCTTTTCGTGGATGGTGGCAGCAGAGGAATGCCCACTTGACATAAAAGGTATTGGTAGCAGAGGGATTAATTTAATTTATAAAACTGTCCAGTTGATATGAGCAATTGTCATGGCTCATGAGTCATGAATCATTGACAAATCTATTTGGTGTACAACTCTAAATTTGGAAAGATCCAAGGTAGGAATTCATTGGCTATATGGGGATACTAAACCTATCTGCCATATGTTTATGTTTCAGTTTGTACAACTGGCTGCCACATCGATTGCAGGCAGTATTATTATCTGATCATATATATCTGTGGTTAGCAGGCATAAGGACACATACCGGTGGCCACGTATTCTGGAGCCGCATATCCGTAGGTGCCCATCACCCTGGTCGTGATATGAGAGTTGCTACCCGTTGGTCCAAGCTTAGCAAGCCCAAAGTCGGAGAGCTTCGCATTATAACTCTGCAAAAAAAAAATGCAGTCAGCATTTGACATTGATATATAGACAACAGGTAAAATGTACATTgcacagtactccctccgttccaaattacttgtcgcaagtatggatgtatctagatgtattttagttctagatacatccatttctgggacgagtaatttggaacggagggagtacttcgtaCAACACTTACTGCATCTAGAAGAATATTGGAAGCCTTGAAGTCCCTGTAGATAACTTGCTTCTCTGATGCATGCAAGAATGCAAGTCCTCGAGCAGCGCCAATGGCTATCTTCAGCCTCAGCTCCCATGACAGTGGAGCACATCCTTCTACAGAAATGCAATAGGTTCCCATATCAGTATTTTTAAGTAAACTGGTTGCTCAAGAATTGCAAACACTTTACATAATTGCAGAGAAGAAATAACACAGTGAGCTGGAGCAATGTCATGACCTATTTTGTAAGTAAAATGCCTAGAAGAAAGGATGAATTTTTTATATTTGCAGTAATAACTCACTTCTGAAAAGATGGTTTTCCAAGCTCCCTTTGGCCATGAACTCGTAGACAAGCAGCAGTTCCTTGTCTTCCCAGCAGTACCCCAACAGCTTGACGAGGTTTGGGTGCGAGAGCCTTCCCAGAAAGTTTATCTCTGACTGCAAATTGACAATCAGAAATGATCATCAGATACAGCAGCCGCGGCAACCTTTGGAAACAATGATTCTGTTAGACTAAACTGGGAGCACCGAGTCACGTCTGCCAGCCTAATAGCAGCATTTTATATGTACCAGAGCTGACCAAACAAAAATAGAAGCGACTACATTGTGATAAACATGTGGGTTATTGGGTGTTCCTGGTCAGCAGTTGTGAACGGCTTATCATACCACTTTCAAACAAAATGGCTCTGGTTAGCATTATTAGTCAAATGGCACTGCCCAGACAGCGCAGCTCCATTACGATATAATAGGCCTAGCAGCCAGGACATCAGAAGTTAAACAAAGCACACGGAACCATAACTGTAAGCATGTAACGACCAGGAGAATCTTTAAAATTGTTGTGATTTGTTTAGACCTGACCACTAATGGTGTCTGTGCAGGAAGTGGACTGTAAACTCAGCTAAAACTACAAAAGTAAACTCATAGCAGTTGTTCCACATGTGCCGAAGCTGAATCGAAGTTACCATCAAGAGCAAACAAGACGAAGTCAAACCCCCAAATTCCAATGCTCATACCACTCATCTAGTTGGAATCTCAAATTTCAAGatttatttacctgccattcctcaTACCCCTGCATGCTCTCCGAGTTGAGCTTCTTGACGGCGACGACCATGCCGGTGCCGCTCTTGGTGGGGTTCATCGTCTTCTCGTCCACCCACCCCTTGTACACCCTCCCGAACCCTCCCTCCCCGAGGACGCTGTCGGGCCTGAAGTTCTTGGTGGCCGTCTTGAGCTCGAGGAAGGTGAAGGTGCGGAGGTTGGGCGCCTCCAGGATCTGGCCCTCGAGGAAGCCCgccgcggcctcgtcgaagcccccGCTGGTGCCGCCGCTGCCCGCGGAGGCCATGAAGGTGCTGCTGCCCCCCGAGGAGAGCTTCCCCGTGGTGCTGTTGCTGGTGGTGACGCTGCCGCTCGTCTTGTAGTTGGATGTTCCTGTTACACAATAAGCAACACGTTTTTAACATACTGAATTTGATTGTTGGAGAAATTTTACAGAGAACATGGAGAAGTTCCCCTTCCGAGCAAACAGTTTGGATTGCATCAGTAACATAGGTTGCTTCAGTTTACCCTGTATGATTCATGAAGCGGGGAAATCTACTCTCTCTTTTACTGACAAAATACTCCACTCGTAAATTAAAGTTTGGAAGACTAAAGCGTAGCGTGGGAATTGGAAAACTACGGTTGTAGCATGATATTGATTCAGTCAATTCCCATCCCTGATCTCTATCGACTGCTCCTACGAAGAACAGGGGAAATCTAAGAACAGCAAGAAATCAAACGGCCTGTCCTGATTCACTTCCACCAACCCTTGAACAACTCGACAGACGACTGGCCGACTGACGGACGGACATGAAAGAAACAGCGCAACCTTGAGCTCTTCAGGGAACCAAGAATCGGACTAAACCAAAACAGAGTCTTCGCCGAGACAAGAGCCGTCCGAGCAGGAACCAAGAAAACCCCCGCCGGGAGCTCGCGGGATCCAGGGATCGACAAGATCGTAAGAAGAAGAACGTCAGCAGAAAGAGAAAAGGGGGATCCCGAATCAGCTTCCTGGAGAAGCAGATTCGTCCTCACCTGGGCTGGACGGCCGGTAGTCCGCCGCCACATCGGCCTTCCCCGCGCCGCCGCAGATGTTCCCCATCTCACACCGCGCACCCTCCTCCCCCCCGCCGGAGCCGACCAGCAGAAACGACGCAAGAGGGTTGCTTGCGGAGGAGGAGACAAGGGGAACCGGGGAAGCGGAAGAGGAAAGAAGACGAGGAGTATGGAATggaggggagaggggaggggaagTCAAGGGGGGGCCGTGATAAGTAAGCGGAGACTGGAGTGCTTGCGAGGGGGGACGGACGGACGAAGGAGAGGACGCTGCTGCAAACTGAAGCGAGAAAGTCTCCGGCTTTGTTTGTTCCTCCGTCTCCGTGTGGGCGTGGCCGGCCGGCCCCCGCCTCGCCTGCCCCGGGCCGCACTCCACCACCTCTCCCTTTCAGCTCAAACTCCCATTTCTTCATAGTATATTGCCCGGAAAGGCCAAGTCCTCTTTCAGTTGGTTTGACCAAGCAGAGCTATCCAGCTAGGgtttccctccgttccgaattacttgtcttggaacaagtaattcggaacggagggagtaccacacAAGCGATGGATGGCTAATTAGTTTGGCTGTCCTTTCATGTCCTTTTCTTCATCT from Triticum dicoccoides isolate Atlit2015 ecotype Zavitan chromosome 6A, WEW_v2.0, whole genome shotgun sequence encodes:
- the LOC119314266 gene encoding probable serine/threonine-protein kinase PIX13, with protein sequence MGNICGGAGKADVAADYRPSSPGTSNYKTSGSVTTSNSTTGKLSSGGSSTFMASAGSGGTSGGFDEAAAGFLEGQILEAPNLRTFTFLELKTATKNFRPDSVLGEGGFGRVYKGWVDEKTMNPTKSGTGMVVAVKKLNSESMQGYEEWQSEINFLGRLSHPNLVKLLGYCWEDKELLLVYEFMAKGSLENHLFRKGCAPLSWELRLKIAIGAARGLAFLHASEKQVIYRDFKASNILLDASYNAKLSDFGLAKLGPTGSNSHITTRVMGTYGYAAPEYVATGHLYVKSDVYGFGVVMLEMLSGKRALDPNRPNGQQSLVDWAKPYLADRRKLARLMDPQFEGQYNSKQSHQAAQLTLNCLAGEPRSRPSMKEVLETLEQIEALKSRTREARGGSGTSSRDRAHGRSAAVHQRSSPRGNGDGRRGSRPTNGHATKAR